The following proteins come from a genomic window of Mucinivorans hirudinis:
- a CDS encoding Glucose-1-phosphate thymidylyltransferase — protein sequence MKGIVLAGGSGTRLYPITKGVSKQLLPIYDKPMIYYPISVLMLAGIRDILIISTPHDLPGFRRLLGDGADYGVRLEYAEQPSPDGLAQAFTIGKEFIGNDTACLVLGDNIFYGSEFQRLLKEAVVNAEQGYATVFGYHVSDPQRYGVVEFDAQGNAISIEEKPTEPKSNYAVVGLYFYPNKVVEVAHKIEPSARGEYEITTVNERFLNDGELKVQLLGRGFAWLDTGTHDSLSEASTFIEVIEKRQGLKVACLEAIAYSKGWISVEKLREVAQPMAKNQYGQYLLSRIKE from the coding sequence ATGAAAGGAATTGTATTGGCAGGAGGCAGCGGCACACGCCTCTATCCCATAACAAAAGGTGTGAGCAAGCAACTCTTGCCCATCTATGACAAGCCGATGATATACTACCCAATCTCGGTTTTGATGTTGGCAGGAATTCGTGATATATTAATTATCAGCACTCCGCACGATTTACCCGGTTTCCGTCGCCTGCTGGGGGATGGGGCAGACTATGGGGTGCGATTGGAGTATGCCGAACAACCCTCGCCCGATGGTTTGGCACAGGCTTTTACCATTGGCAAGGAGTTTATTGGCAACGATACGGCGTGTTTGGTCTTGGGCGATAATATTTTCTATGGTAGTGAGTTTCAAAGACTCTTGAAAGAGGCTGTGGTGAATGCCGAGCAGGGGTATGCAACAGTCTTTGGCTATCACGTTTCAGACCCGCAGCGTTATGGGGTTGTGGAGTTTGATGCCCAAGGAAATGCTATTTCCATAGAGGAGAAGCCCACTGAACCGAAATCTAATTACGCGGTTGTGGGATTATATTTCTATCCGAACAAGGTTGTAGAGGTAGCACACAAGATTGAACCCTCGGCAAGGGGTGAGTATGAGATAACGACAGTAAATGAGCGATTTTTGAATGATGGTGAATTGAAGGTGCAACTCCTCGGACGCGGTTTTGCGTGGTTGGATACGGGCACGCACGACTCACTTTCCGAGGCTTCGACCTTCATAGAGGTTATCGAAAAAAGACAGGGGCTGAAAGTTGCTTGTTTAGAGGCTATTGCCTACTCCAAGGGGTGGATAAGTGTCGAAAAACTGCGTGAGGTGGCACAGCCGATGGCTAAGAATCAGTATGGGCAATATTTGTTGAGTAGGATAAAAGAGTGA
- a CDS encoding Ribonucleotide reductase of class III (anaerobic), activating protein yields the protein MKYYNYDIVFAEIPAQTTLAINLADCPNRCPGCHSPWLQQQQGTELTTDTLSALIDYYHRAITCVCFMGGDNDHSAVVSLARFVAEKYEGLRRGWYSGCDELPADFPIGLFDYIKLGRYVQELGDLTQTGTNQRLYNILDGQMYPMTVAKGAK from the coding sequence ATGAAATACTATAACTACGACATTGTCTTTGCCGAAATACCCGCTCAGACGACCCTTGCAATCAACCTCGCCGATTGCCCGAATCGCTGCCCCGGCTGCCACAGCCCGTGGTTGCAGCAACAGCAAGGCACAGAGCTTACCACTGATACACTATCGGCGCTCATTGATTACTATCACCGAGCAATCACCTGTGTCTGTTTTATGGGGGGTGATAATGACCACTCGGCGGTTGTCTCACTGGCACGCTTCGTGGCAGAGAAGTATGAGGGATTGAGGAGGGGGTGGTATTCGGGTTGCGATGAACTACCCGCCGATTTCCCAATCGGGCTATTCGACTACATCAAACTCGGACGCTATGTCCAAGAGCTGGGAGACCTCACCCAAACGGGTACAAATCAGCGGTTGTATAACATCTTAGATGGGCAGATGTACCCGATGACCGTGGCAAAGGGGGCGAAATAA
- a CDS encoding Ribonucleotide reductase of class III (anaerobic), large subunit, whose amino-acid sequence MRSAEIFITKRNGDRAPFSIEKIKSAIRKAFISVGGFATEDDLAAILATLEVKNGTGVEQIQNQIERALMRERYFAVAKSYMLYRHEHAQDREVRDKLTFLINYCNAENAATGSKFDANANVEQKNIATLIGEIPKQSFIRLNRRLLTDRLRDMYGKELSDKYLELLNSHFIYKNDETSLANYCASITMYPWLLGGTASIGGNSKAPTNLKSFCGGFVNMVFMVSSMLSGACATPEFLMYMNYFIGLEYGDDYYNRTDETADLSLRRRTLDKVITDCFEQIVYSINQPTGARNFQAVFWNIAYYDRPYFESLFGEFIFPDGSRPHWDSLNWLQKRFMRWFNEERTKAVLTFPVETMALLTKDGDVIDGEWGDFAAQMYADGHSFFTYMSDNADSLSSCCRLRNEIQDNGFSYTLGAGGVSTGSKSVLTINLNRCIQYAVDNGIPHLHFLENIVDLCHKVQMGYNENLKMLLNKGMLPLFDAGYINIGRQYLTIGVNGLVEAAEFLGLEINDNEDYQRFVADVLGLIERYNHLYRSAEVIFNCEMIPAENVGVKHAKWDREAGYVVPRDCYNSYFYIVEDESLNVIDKFRLHGERYIRHLTGGSALHLNLEDHLSHSQYRQLLRVAAQQGCNYFTFNIPNTVCNDCGAIDKRYLKVCAKCASENVDYLTRVIGYMKRVSNFSIERQKEAARRHYIADRGVV is encoded by the coding sequence ATGAGAAGTGCAGAAATTTTTATTACCAAACGAAATGGCGATAGAGCGCCTTTCTCCATCGAAAAAATCAAGAGTGCAATTCGCAAAGCATTTATCTCCGTTGGTGGCTTTGCCACTGAGGACGACCTCGCCGCCATATTAGCCACCTTGGAGGTGAAGAACGGTACGGGCGTCGAGCAGATTCAGAACCAAATAGAGAGAGCACTGATGCGTGAACGCTACTTTGCTGTGGCTAAGTCCTATATGCTCTATCGGCACGAACACGCTCAAGACCGCGAGGTTCGCGATAAACTCACCTTTCTTATCAACTACTGCAATGCCGAAAATGCCGCCACGGGCAGCAAATTCGATGCCAATGCAAATGTAGAACAAAAAAACATAGCAACACTCATCGGCGAAATCCCCAAACAGAGTTTCATCCGCCTCAACCGCCGCCTGCTCACCGACCGTCTGCGCGATATGTACGGCAAGGAGCTATCCGACAAATACTTAGAGCTGCTCAACAGCCATTTCATCTATAAAAATGACGAGACCAGTCTTGCAAACTACTGCGCCAGCATCACGATGTATCCGTGGCTATTGGGGGGCACAGCCTCCATTGGCGGCAACTCGAAAGCACCCACAAACCTCAAATCCTTCTGCGGAGGTTTCGTCAATATGGTATTTATGGTCTCCAGTATGCTCAGTGGAGCGTGTGCAACACCCGAGTTTCTGATGTATATGAACTATTTTATCGGGCTGGAATATGGCGATGATTACTACAATCGGACAGATGAGACTGCCGACCTATCTCTTCGCCGCCGCACACTCGACAAAGTTATTACCGACTGTTTCGAACAGATTGTCTACTCCATAAATCAGCCCACGGGCGCGCGCAACTTCCAAGCCGTATTTTGGAACATTGCCTATTACGACCGCCCATATTTCGAGAGCCTCTTTGGCGAATTCATCTTTCCCGATGGCAGCAGACCCCATTGGGATTCGCTCAACTGGTTGCAAAAGAGATTTATGCGATGGTTCAACGAGGAGAGAACCAAGGCTGTGCTGACCTTCCCCGTGGAGACTATGGCGCTACTCACCAAGGATGGCGACGTGATTGATGGCGAGTGGGGCGATTTTGCGGCTCAGATGTATGCCGATGGGCACTCCTTTTTTACATATATGAGCGACAATGCCGACTCGCTGTCGAGTTGCTGCCGCCTCAGGAACGAGATTCAAGATAACGGTTTCAGCTACACCCTCGGCGCTGGCGGTGTCTCCACCGGTTCCAAGAGCGTACTGACAATCAACCTCAATCGCTGCATCCAGTATGCTGTGGACAATGGCATACCCCATCTCCATTTTCTGGAGAATATCGTAGATTTATGCCACAAGGTGCAGATGGGCTACAACGAAAACTTAAAAATGTTGCTCAACAAGGGGATGTTGCCACTCTTCGATGCGGGATACATCAACATCGGGCGACAATACCTTACCATTGGGGTAAACGGTTTGGTGGAGGCGGCGGAGTTTCTTGGTCTCGAAATCAATGATAATGAAGATTATCAACGCTTTGTGGCTGACGTGCTGGGGTTAATAGAGAGATACAACCACTTGTATCGCTCGGCAGAGGTAATCTTCAACTGCGAGATGATACCGGCTGAGAATGTGGGAGTCAAGCACGCCAAGTGGGACCGCGAGGCGGGATATGTAGTGCCGCGAGACTGCTACAACAGCTACTTCTACATTGTTGAGGATGAATCGTTAAACGTCATCGACAAGTTCCGTCTCCACGGAGAACGCTACATTCGCCACCTCACCGGCGGCTCGGCGCTACACCTCAACCTGGAAGACCACCTGAGCCACTCCCAATACCGCCAACTCCTTCGTGTGGCTGCACAACAGGGATGCAACTATTTTACTTTCAACATCCCTAATACAGTATGCAACGATTGTGGCGCAATCGACAAACGCTACCTGAAGGTGTGTGCAAAGTGCGCAAGCGAGAATGTGGACTACCTCACACGAGTGATAGGCTATATGAAGCGCGTGAGCAACTTCTCGATAGAACGCCAAAAAGAGGCAGCGCGACGGCACTACATTGCTGATAGAGGTGTGGTGTAG
- a CDS encoding putative cobalt transporter (Predicted cobalt transporter in Bacteroides_Porphyromonas): MNWLFELLFSSGTAHSILIIALTIAGGILLSKIKIKGISLGIAWVLFVGIALSHFGMRLEGGVEHFAKEFGLILFVYSIGLQVGPGFFSSFGRRGLSLNIMACTIVLLGCAVTYGIHLITGESLTTMVGILSGAVTNTPGLGAAQQTLIDSSQSDPSVLAMGYAVAYPLGVLGIIMSMVVLKNFSLKPRKEQPARQQQESELVCIDIKITNSGIANRSVKDISALINREFIISRIIRPSGDTGVATEELIVQHGEIVRVVTRSESADSIIATLGEKVVVEELKENLVSRRIVVTKESVNGRTVGALNTRANYGVNITRVNRAGVELIAVDELRLQVGDRVTVVGSRESIGKVADMMGNSMKRLDHPNLLPIFIGVSIGVLLGSIPFVLPGIPQPIKLGLAGGPLIVAILISRFGHYYKMVTFTTTSANMMLREIGITIFLATVGLGAGDKFIETIAGGGYLWILYGFAITTIPLLIVGTIALKWLKLDSSTLMGLLAGSTTDPPALAYANEISANDKASVSYATVYPLTMFLRVLTAQLLILMALS, encoded by the coding sequence ATGAACTGGTTATTTGAACTATTATTTTCGTCGGGAACAGCCCACTCCATCCTCATCATAGCCCTGACCATTGCCGGGGGGATATTGCTGAGTAAGATAAAAATCAAGGGAATATCCCTGGGCATCGCTTGGGTTTTATTTGTAGGTATTGCACTCTCCCACTTTGGAATGAGGCTCGAGGGTGGCGTGGAACACTTTGCCAAAGAGTTTGGATTGATACTTTTTGTCTACTCAATCGGTCTTCAGGTGGGTCCCGGTTTCTTCTCTTCGTTCGGTCGCAGGGGGTTGTCGCTCAATATTATGGCGTGTACAATAGTGCTGTTGGGGTGCGCGGTCACCTATGGAATACACCTGATCACCGGAGAGAGCCTCACCACGATGGTGGGCATACTTTCGGGCGCGGTGACCAACACTCCGGGTCTGGGGGCGGCACAGCAGACACTCATAGATAGTTCACAATCAGACCCAAGTGTACTCGCAATGGGATATGCAGTCGCTTACCCACTCGGGGTTTTGGGTATAATTATGTCGATGGTGGTACTCAAAAATTTCTCTCTAAAACCCCGTAAGGAGCAGCCTGCTCGACAGCAGCAGGAGAGCGAGTTGGTTTGCATCGACATAAAGATTACCAATTCGGGCATCGCAAACCGCAGCGTCAAGGATATATCCGCTCTCATCAATCGCGAATTTATCATCTCACGCATTATCCGCCCCTCGGGCGACACGGGGGTGGCAACCGAAGAGCTCATTGTCCAGCACGGAGAGATAGTGCGAGTTGTTACACGCTCCGAATCTGCCGACTCCATAATAGCTACTCTGGGCGAAAAAGTTGTGGTGGAGGAGCTTAAGGAGAACCTCGTTTCGCGGCGCATTGTGGTAACAAAGGAGAGTGTCAATGGACGCACAGTCGGTGCACTCAACACACGCGCCAACTACGGAGTAAACATCACTCGTGTAAACCGTGCCGGCGTGGAGCTGATAGCAGTGGATGAACTGCGCCTGCAGGTGGGCGACCGTGTTACGGTGGTGGGTAGTCGCGAAAGCATAGGTAAGGTTGCCGATATGATGGGTAACTCGATGAAGAGGCTCGACCATCCAAACCTCCTGCCCATCTTTATAGGTGTATCCATCGGTGTGCTTCTTGGCTCTATACCTTTCGTGCTGCCGGGTATTCCACAGCCCATAAAATTGGGGTTAGCCGGCGGTCCGCTGATTGTTGCCATATTGATTTCACGCTTTGGGCACTACTACAAAATGGTAACCTTCACCACCACAAGCGCCAATATGATGTTACGCGAAATAGGTATCACCATCTTTCTTGCTACGGTAGGATTGGGTGCGGGCGACAAATTTATTGAGACCATCGCCGGCGGAGGCTACCTCTGGATTTTGTATGGTTTTGCCATCACAACCATTCCGCTGCTGATAGTGGGAACTATCGCTCTAAAGTGGCTCAAGCTCGACAGTAGCACTCTAATGGGACTCCTTGCCGGCAGCACCACAGACCCACCCGCATTAGCCTATGCCAACGAAATATCGGCAAACGACAAAGCATCGGTAAGTTACGCCACCGTCTACCCGCTGACAATGTTCCTGCGCGTACTCACGGCACAGTTGTTGATACTGATGGCATTGAGTTAG
- a CDS encoding dTDP-4-dehydrorhamnose 3,5-epimerase, with the protein MGKFKALESAISGLVLIEPTIFGDERGFFMETYSERDFAEIGIVERFVQDNHSKSRKGVLRGLHFQRHITQGKLVRVTAGAVRDVAVDLRPESETFGKWQSFLLSADNKNMLYIPPRFAHGYLTLEEGTEFQYKCTEFYHPQYDCGVLWSDADLAVDWGVGEDDILLSHKDRSLPRFAEIDWKEVWK; encoded by the coding sequence ATGGGGAAATTCAAAGCATTAGAGAGCGCTATTTCGGGTTTGGTGCTCATCGAACCTACTATTTTTGGCGATGAGAGAGGTTTTTTTATGGAGACATATTCTGAACGTGATTTTGCGGAGATAGGTATCGTGGAGCGATTTGTGCAGGACAATCACAGCAAATCCCGTAAAGGCGTGCTTAGAGGACTGCACTTTCAAAGGCATATAACGCAGGGTAAATTGGTGAGAGTGACGGCGGGAGCGGTTCGGGATGTTGCGGTGGATTTGCGTCCCGAGAGTGAGACCTTTGGCAAGTGGCAAAGTTTTTTGTTGTCGGCAGACAATAAAAATATGCTATACATCCCGCCACGCTTTGCTCACGGCTACCTAACGCTGGAGGAGGGGACGGAATTTCAATATAAATGCACGGAGTTTTACCACCCCCAATATGATTGCGGGGTGCTTTGGTCGGATGCCGATTTGGCTGTGGATTGGGGGGTTGGTGAGGATGATATTTTGCTTTCTCATAAAGACCGTAGCCTGCCCCGCTTTGCGGAAATTGATTGGAAAGAGGTGTGGAAATGA
- a CDS encoding Glutamine synthetase type III, GlnN has protein sequence MLRFKVVEEAISRKAVKVTPPIGRPSEYYAARVFNQDRMRKYLPKAVYETVVDTMNNHTPLPRQVAEAVAGGMREWAMEMGATHYTHWFQPLTGGTAEKHDAFVEHDGHGGLIEEFSGKLLIQQEGDASSFPNGGTRSTFEARGYSAWDPSSPAFVVGSTLCIPTVFISYTGDALDFKTPLLRSLEIVNKAAVEVCRYFDKDVKKVTTFLGWEQEYFLVDEGLWAARPDLVLTGRTLMGHESAKNQQLEDHYFGSIPSRVTAFMEELEYECWKFGIPVKTRHNEVAPNQFELAPVYEEANLANDHNLLLMSLMPRVASRHFFKVLLHEKPFKGVNGSGKHNNWSLGTDTGVNLFSPGKSPKDNLQFITFLVNTLMAVYKHNGLLKAVISSATNAHRLGANEAPPAIISVFLGRQITEIFNKIESGAADENIELGGKAEFSMGIPHIPELLIDNTDRNRTSPFAFTGNRFEFRAVGSSDNCGGALTVLNAAVAQQLQEFKKEVDALINQGYECEKAIFTVVRKQIIECKNIRFDGNGYSDEWKAEARERGLDCENSVPLIFDNLLADSTISLFSGMGVLTDRELHARVEVAWETYTKKIQIEARVIGDLAMNHILPVASRYEAQLLDKIYKINGIFSAEKAELLAKSDIALVEKINGHISCLHGYIEQLVEARKVANKIVGERAKAVAYHDTVAPLIAEVRRHIDRLELMVDNEMWPLPKYRELLFHR, from the coding sequence ATGTTAAGATTTAAAGTTGTCGAAGAGGCTATCAGCCGCAAAGCCGTAAAGGTCACGCCACCAATCGGTCGTCCGTCGGAGTATTATGCCGCACGGGTTTTCAATCAGGACAGGATGCGTAAATATCTGCCTAAGGCAGTTTACGAAACCGTTGTCGATACAATGAATAACCACACGCCACTACCACGACAGGTTGCCGAGGCGGTAGCAGGTGGGATGCGTGAATGGGCAATGGAGATGGGTGCAACACACTACACACACTGGTTTCAACCACTCACAGGCGGCACCGCCGAAAAGCACGATGCCTTTGTCGAACACGACGGACACGGAGGATTGATAGAGGAGTTTTCGGGCAAACTGCTCATCCAGCAAGAGGGCGACGCTTCGAGTTTCCCAAATGGAGGCACTCGCTCCACTTTCGAGGCACGCGGATACTCAGCCTGGGACCCAAGCTCACCAGCATTTGTGGTAGGCTCAACACTCTGTATTCCGACAGTGTTTATTTCGTACACGGGTGATGCTCTCGACTTCAAAACGCCACTGCTACGCTCTCTGGAGATTGTCAATAAGGCGGCTGTGGAGGTGTGCCGATATTTCGATAAAGATGTAAAGAAGGTTACCACGTTCCTTGGTTGGGAGCAAGAATATTTTTTGGTGGACGAAGGGCTTTGGGCTGCTCGCCCCGACCTCGTGCTCACAGGTAGAACCCTTATGGGGCACGAAAGCGCCAAGAATCAACAACTCGAAGACCACTACTTTGGCTCGATTCCTTCGCGTGTTACAGCATTTATGGAGGAGTTGGAATATGAGTGTTGGAAATTTGGTATACCCGTAAAAACTCGCCACAATGAGGTAGCGCCAAATCAGTTTGAGTTGGCACCGGTCTACGAGGAGGCAAACCTTGCTAATGACCACAACCTACTGTTAATGAGTCTGATGCCACGTGTCGCAAGTCGTCACTTCTTCAAAGTGTTGCTACACGAAAAACCATTCAAGGGGGTAAACGGCTCGGGTAAACACAACAACTGGTCGCTGGGTACGGACACGGGTGTAAACCTCTTCTCGCCGGGCAAAAGCCCCAAGGATAATTTACAGTTTATAACCTTCCTTGTCAATACGTTGATGGCAGTTTATAAACACAATGGACTGTTGAAGGCGGTTATCAGCAGCGCGACAAATGCTCACCGTTTGGGGGCAAATGAGGCTCCTCCTGCAATTATTTCGGTCTTCCTCGGGCGGCAAATTACCGAAATTTTCAACAAGATTGAGAGCGGAGCTGCAGACGAAAACATTGAGCTTGGCGGCAAAGCCGAATTTTCGATGGGCATTCCGCATATCCCCGAACTATTGATTGATAACACGGATAGAAATCGAACCTCACCATTTGCATTTACGGGCAACCGCTTCGAGTTCCGCGCCGTGGGTTCGTCCGACAACTGCGGTGGAGCACTCACGGTTCTCAATGCAGCGGTGGCACAGCAACTCCAAGAGTTCAAAAAGGAGGTGGATGCGCTCATTAATCAGGGATATGAGTGTGAGAAGGCGATATTTACAGTTGTTCGCAAGCAGATAATAGAGTGCAAAAATATTCGTTTCGATGGCAACGGCTACTCCGATGAGTGGAAAGCGGAGGCTCGCGAGCGTGGCTTAGATTGCGAAAATTCCGTACCTTTGATTTTTGATAATCTACTCGCCGACTCCACCATCTCACTATTCAGCGGGATGGGGGTACTCACAGACCGCGAACTGCACGCTCGCGTGGAGGTGGCTTGGGAGACCTACACCAAGAAGATTCAGATAGAGGCACGAGTGATTGGCGACTTGGCAATGAACCACATCCTGCCGGTTGCGAGCCGCTACGAAGCTCAACTCTTAGACAAAATTTACAAGATTAACGGCATCTTCTCTGCCGAAAAAGCCGAACTGTTGGCAAAGTCGGATATTGCTCTGGTTGAGAAGATTAACGGACACATATCTTGCCTGCACGGCTACATTGAGCAGTTGGTGGAGGCACGCAAGGTGGCAAATAAGATTGTGGGTGAACGCGCCAAGGCGGTTGCCTATCACGATACGGTAGCTCCGCTGATTGCCGAAGTACGCCGCCACATAGACCGTTTGGAGCTGATGGTCGATAACGAAATGTGGCCTCTGCCCAAGTATCGCGAACTACTTTTCCACAGGTAG
- a CDS encoding dTDP-4-dehydrorhamnose reductase, protein MATSRIIVTGANGQLGSCLREIAVNFPRFEFVFTDVEELDITDQGAVKQCFEQQKPQWIINAAAYTAVDGAESEPEKAFSINAQAVGILAKESAAVGASFLHISTDYVFDGSNPNPLTENDITNPLSVYGKSKLEGEQLAMAGNANTVIIRTSWLYSEYGNNFVRTIRRLGSEKQQIDVVADQWGCPTSAHALAEAIMRIVAKPVFGLYHYSNEGVTNWALFAEEIMALSGLACRVKHITTAEYPAAAAPRPEFSILDKKRIKQTFQLNIAEWEDCLQRVIEKL, encoded by the coding sequence ATGGCAACAAGTAGGATAATAGTTACCGGAGCAAACGGGCAACTTGGCTCGTGTCTGAGGGAGATTGCTGTCAATTTTCCTCGGTTCGAGTTTGTATTTACGGACGTTGAGGAGTTAGATATTACCGACCAAGGGGCTGTGAAGCAATGTTTCGAGCAACAGAAACCGCAGTGGATTATCAATGCGGCTGCCTATACGGCGGTGGACGGGGCGGAGAGTGAACCCGAGAAGGCTTTTAGCATTAATGCACAAGCTGTGGGTATTCTCGCGAAAGAATCGGCTGCAGTGGGGGCAAGTTTTTTGCATATCTCCACAGACTATGTTTTTGACGGAAGCAACCCTAATCCACTAACGGAAAACGATATAACAAATCCGCTATCGGTCTACGGCAAGAGCAAATTAGAGGGTGAACAGTTGGCAATGGCGGGTAATGCTAACACGGTGATTATCCGCACAAGTTGGTTGTATAGTGAATACGGCAACAACTTTGTGAGGACAATACGGCGATTAGGGTCTGAAAAACAGCAGATTGATGTTGTTGCCGACCAGTGGGGATGCCCCACTTCGGCGCACGCGCTCGCCGAGGCGATTATGAGGATTGTTGCAAAACCGGTTTTCGGGCTGTACCACTACTCGAATGAGGGTGTGACAAATTGGGCTTTGTTTGCCGAAGAGATAATGGCTCTCAGCGGGTTAGCTTGCCGTGTGAAACATATCACAACGGCGGAGTACCCCGCGGCGGCAGCTCCGCGTCCAGAGTTTTCGATATTGGATAAAAAAAGAATCAAGCAGACCTTCCAACTCAACATTGCGGAGTGGGAAGATTGCCTGCAGCGAGTAATTGAGAAGTTGTAG
- a CDS encoding dTDP-glucose 4,6-dehydratase, with protein MKNILITGGCGFIGSHVVRLFCTKYPHYNIVNLDKLTYAGNLENLTDVEGLPNYVFVKADICDFEKMQAVFAEYKIDGVIHLAAESHVDRSIKDPFSFAQTNIMGTLSLLQAAKFAWAGSASTNLFYHVSTDEVYGSLHNPEEFFVETTPYDPKSPYSASKASSDHFVRAFYNTYKLPVVISNCSNNYGPNQFPEKLIPLFINNIRTRKPLPVYGKGENVRDWLYVVDHARAIDVIFHGGSVGETYNIGGFNEWKNIDLIRVMIAAADRILGNPEGHSLDLITYVQDRAGHDLRYAIDATKLNEELGWQPSLQFEEGIERTIRWYLDNQQWMDNITSGEYEKYYIEMYGNK; from the coding sequence ATGAAAAATATACTAATCACAGGCGGCTGCGGATTTATCGGCTCGCACGTGGTGCGCCTCTTTTGCACCAAGTATCCCCACTATAACATTGTAAACCTCGACAAGCTCACCTATGCCGGCAACCTCGAAAATTTGACAGACGTGGAGGGGCTGCCCAACTACGTTTTCGTCAAGGCGGATATTTGCGATTTCGAGAAAATGCAGGCGGTTTTTGCAGAGTATAAAATAGACGGCGTTATCCACCTGGCAGCCGAAAGCCACGTAGACCGCTCAATCAAAGACCCCTTCAGCTTTGCCCAAACCAATATTATGGGGACGTTGTCGCTGCTACAGGCGGCAAAATTTGCGTGGGCGGGCTCTGCTTCCACTAACCTTTTCTATCACGTGAGCACAGACGAGGTCTATGGCTCTCTGCACAACCCCGAGGAGTTTTTTGTGGAGACAACCCCCTATGACCCCAAGTCGCCCTATTCGGCATCCAAGGCAAGTTCCGACCACTTTGTGAGAGCCTTCTACAATACGTACAAATTACCGGTTGTAATTAGTAATTGCTCGAACAACTACGGTCCGAACCAATTTCCGGAGAAACTTATTCCGCTCTTTATAAATAACATACGCACCCGTAAGCCGTTGCCTGTCTACGGAAAAGGCGAGAATGTTCGCGATTGGCTCTATGTGGTAGACCACGCACGGGCGATTGATGTCATTTTTCACGGGGGGAGCGTGGGCGAGACCTATAATATCGGCGGTTTTAATGAGTGGAAAAATATAGACCTAATACGGGTGATGATTGCCGCAGCAGATAGGATTTTGGGCAACCCCGAGGGGCACTCTTTGGATTTGATAACTTATGTCCAAGACCGTGCCGGGCACGATTTGCGCTATGCCATTGATGCAACAAAGCTCAACGAGGAGTTGGGCTGGCAACCATCCCTGCAATTCGAGGAGGGCATAGAGCGGACAATCCGCTGGTATTTGGATAATCAACAGTGGATGGACAACATAACAAGCGGCGAGTACGAGAAATATTACATAGAGATGTATGGCAACAAGTAG